The genome window ATTGAGAAGTCGGCAACGCGCCAGGAAATGACCCTGCCCCTGGTGCGGGCGCTTCAATACCGCGGAGAACGCCAAACCAAGAAGACCCGTTTATTCAATCGGTCCGCCATTGTGGGCGATTCTCCCAGCTTGCGTTTGTGTCTCGAAGCGGCGGCGCAGGCCGCGGAAAGTGACGCCAGCGTGTTGATTGTCGGAGAGACCGGCACGGGCAAGGAACTCATTGCGTCTGCCATTCATGAGAATGGGGCGCGCAAGCAGAAGAGTTTTGTCGTGGTGGACTGCGCCGCATTGCCCGAGACACTGGTCGAGAGCATCCTCTTCGGACACGTAAAGGGCGCGTTCACGGGGGCGAACACGGATCGAGAAGGTCTCGTGTTGCAGGCAGACGGCGGCACGCTATTTCTGGACGAAATCGGAGAGCTCCCGCTGCAACTACAGAAGTCCTTTCTGCGCGTATTGGAGGAACACTGCTTCAGGCCCGTCGGCGGACATGAAGTATTTTCCAGCGATTTCCGGCTTATCGCGGCGACCAATCGCGACCTGGAGGCCATGGCCCGGGCTGGTGAGTTCCGTCAGGATCTGCTGTTTCGTCTGCGCGTGCTGACTGTCGAAGTGCCTCCATTGCGAGAGCGGAAGGAGGATATTCGGGCCATTGCGATGCACCATGTGAACATGCTCTGCGAAAAGCACGGGGTTGCGACCAAGGGGTTCTCTCCGGACTTCTTCAGCATGCTCACGGCCTACGATTGGCCTGGAAACGTGCGGGAACTGGTTCACGCGTTGGACCGTGTATTTGCCTATGCACGCGAAGACAACGTCCTCTTCCCCAAACACCTTCCGACGGAACTGCGGGTGAAAATGTCGCGCTACGGCGTCCACGGCCAAGTCCCCCAGGTCGCCATCTCCCCTGACGTACGGCCCAAACCCGCGTCATTGCCTGCGATGAAAGAAATGCGGGATGCCGCCATTGCGACCGCAGAGCGGCGTTACCTGGAGGATTTAATGGCGCTGACGGAAGGCAACATTAACGCGGCCTGCAAAATATCGGGGCTTTCCGTACCCAGGCTGTACGCCCTCCTCA of Candidatus Hydrogenedentota bacterium contains these proteins:
- a CDS encoding sigma-54 dependent transcriptional regulator; this translates as MARVLIVDDDEAFARVLSHTVERLGHDTDTVGTCAKALSAASAHAYDVLYLDVNLPDGNGLEILPLLQQAHSHPETIIITGAGNADGASLAIRSGAWDYIEKSATRQEMTLPLVRALQYRGERQTKKTRLFNRSAIVGDSPSLRLCLEAAAQAAESDASVLIVGETGTGKELIASAIHENGARKQKSFVVVDCAALPETLVESILFGHVKGAFTGANTDREGLVLQADGGTLFLDEIGELPLQLQKSFLRVLEEHCFRPVGGHEVFSSDFRLIAATNRDLEAMARAGEFRQDLLFRLRVLTVEVPPLRERKEDIRAIAMHHVNMLCEKHGVATKGFSPDFFSMLTAYDWPGNVRELVHALDRVFAYAREDNVLFPKHLPTELRVKMSRYGVHGQVPQVAISPDVRPKPASLPAMKEMRDAAIATAERRYLEDLMALTEGNINAACKISGLSVPRLYALLKQYEISRKGG